In Deltaproteobacteria bacterium, the following proteins share a genomic window:
- a CDS encoding SMC family ATPase, with amino-acid sequence MRPQKLTLKNFMPFRAASGEAHEVDFSNLDLFAITGPMASGKSSLIDAIVWCLYGRTARYGADSKGVVSAGETLCEVSFDFTVGDRWFRAVRRTGKTTESGLSEREGEEWIQDASGSERLTGRIEELLGLDFDGFTKTVILPQGRYAEFLSSKPSDRRELLASILELGVYARVSERAREVAGQAKARADALRETLSQYAGVSQERVEQHRQELATLEQQLTETTSREAVFQTLMQRVDTLMTLVRRQTELHAEAQTRTNEKERATQTLVAEETELQSLAQRLAQIATDRDALGYDATRHDVLRRAVGHLREYHTAQLETERKQQELSLLQRDIEALVQRLATQAQEVAAREQERLAHAATLQAEIAQSGDIAALTEKLSQAKRWKELHHEQQRLQEQEKKQNEKLLQVQQALATHRQQEETKDQELRTLQQQRERLREEEQEKARLEDEANVLGKALQEAVREEKRLVKECEDARAAAVVTEQELQQQHSALAQAEQREKNAVRDLEETRRRYEVEHLRASLHVGEACPVCEVTVQRVPEISELAMGDLGTLQRSVETTKAAAQSVRQALQKSHATVAAAVTKTESIERELAIRVQKRQETQEGFVSRFPGFASLATALASVQQQRQTLVAAVKEAEGKAQTAEKEKLALTRQREQGQKEEAALQEALRSLTVQLETNNAQIAELAQTLAAFLKTGDDPESTLTARRQRLVQIEQQVETTEQQQRALESALAAEQTKKVQQEGTAGILVSQRDAATQHALREAHAVRDNLNLAADAILPELTTLESELVTLTEKQQRHAAFLQQEKTLQDEQGKQDRSVAGLRADLHARERAVAETQQGVTKCEQELSRSRQDLRKEVAKAGLSDIGEDGQGLKEQFASIHAQEISIRERRSRLEAEVAELERRCAEKGQEEEKLRAADTEGRLATDLHKLLGSEFTDFLSQEAVEALMRDATLHLQRLTHGRYSFDIAYKRRAIELLIVDHEDNKRERPTHSLSGGETFLASLAIALALSQGFRELATGKAARTSTECLILDEGFGTLDREGVQLVTETLQELRGEEGRMVGIITHVEEVAAAMPMRIEVKKGSRSSVINVTG; translated from the coding sequence ATGCGACCACAAAAACTCACACTCAAAAACTTTATGCCCTTTCGTGCTGCCAGTGGTGAAGCGCACGAAGTCGATTTTTCTAACCTTGACCTTTTTGCCATTACTGGTCCGATGGCGAGCGGGAAGTCGTCATTGATAGATGCGATTGTCTGGTGTCTCTACGGACGCACAGCCCGCTATGGCGCGGATTCCAAAGGGGTCGTTTCCGCTGGTGAAACGCTCTGTGAGGTGTCATTTGATTTTACTGTCGGCGATCGCTGGTTTCGAGCTGTGCGTCGTACTGGAAAAACTACAGAGTCTGGGTTGAGCGAACGCGAAGGCGAAGAATGGATTCAAGATGCCTCAGGCTCTGAACGCCTTACGGGCCGTATTGAGGAGCTGTTAGGGCTCGACTTCGATGGCTTTACCAAGACGGTGATTCTGCCGCAGGGGCGCTATGCGGAGTTTCTCAGCAGCAAACCAAGTGATCGCCGTGAATTACTAGCGAGCATTCTTGAACTCGGTGTGTATGCTCGTGTGTCCGAACGCGCACGTGAGGTTGCAGGGCAAGCCAAAGCTCGGGCAGATGCCCTACGTGAAACCCTCTCGCAGTATGCAGGTGTGAGCCAAGAACGAGTTGAACAACACCGCCAAGAACTTGCGACACTTGAGCAGCAACTGACTGAAACGACCAGTCGGGAAGCGGTTTTTCAAACATTGATGCAACGCGTTGATACTCTGATGACACTTGTTCGTCGTCAGACGGAGTTGCACGCCGAAGCGCAAACACGAACGAATGAGAAGGAGCGAGCAACGCAAACTCTTGTAGCGGAGGAGACAGAACTTCAGTCGCTCGCTCAGAGACTCGCGCAAATCGCTACAGACCGCGATGCGCTTGGGTATGACGCTACTCGCCATGACGTGCTTCGACGCGCAGTCGGACATTTGCGAGAGTACCATACGGCACAACTCGAAACTGAGCGTAAACAACAAGAGTTGTCGCTCCTCCAGCGAGATATTGAGGCGCTTGTTCAGCGGCTTGCAACTCAAGCACAAGAAGTGGCCGCCAGAGAACAAGAGCGACTTGCCCATGCTGCTACGCTACAAGCTGAGATTGCCCAGAGCGGTGATATTGCGGCTCTGACCGAAAAGTTGTCCCAGGCGAAGCGATGGAAAGAGTTGCACCACGAGCAGCAACGATTGCAGGAACAAGAGAAAAAGCAGAATGAAAAATTGCTGCAAGTTCAGCAGGCACTCGCAACTCATCGTCAACAAGAAGAAACAAAAGACCAGGAACTTCGGACCTTGCAGCAGCAACGCGAGCGCTTGCGAGAAGAAGAACAAGAAAAGGCACGTTTAGAAGACGAAGCGAACGTACTGGGAAAAGCGTTACAAGAAGCGGTCCGCGAAGAGAAACGACTTGTGAAGGAATGTGAGGACGCGCGTGCTGCAGCAGTAGTCACAGAGCAAGAACTGCAGCAGCAGCACAGTGCCCTTGCACAAGCGGAACAGCGAGAAAAAAACGCAGTGCGTGACTTGGAGGAAACCCGCCGCCGCTATGAAGTCGAGCATTTGCGCGCCTCGTTGCATGTTGGTGAGGCGTGCCCGGTGTGTGAAGTCACAGTTCAACGAGTACCGGAAATATCCGAGTTAGCAATGGGTGATCTCGGGACCCTACAACGCTCAGTGGAGACCACCAAGGCTGCAGCACAGAGCGTACGTCAAGCACTGCAAAAATCTCACGCGACTGTCGCAGCCGCAGTCACCAAGACAGAGTCGATTGAACGAGAGCTTGCTATACGTGTACAGAAGCGCCAGGAAACGCAGGAAGGGTTTGTGAGTCGTTTCCCAGGATTTGCATCCCTAGCGACTGCGCTCGCTAGCGTACAGCAACAACGGCAAACTCTTGTCGCCGCAGTCAAAGAGGCCGAAGGAAAGGCGCAAACTGCGGAGAAAGAGAAACTAGCGCTGACCCGGCAACGAGAACAGGGACAGAAGGAAGAAGCGGCTCTGCAGGAGGCTCTACGTAGTCTGACAGTTCAGCTGGAGACGAACAACGCTCAGATTGCCGAATTGGCTCAGACCCTCGCTGCATTCCTAAAGACTGGCGATGATCCAGAGTCCACATTAACTGCGCGGCGGCAACGGCTTGTTCAGATCGAACAACAAGTGGAAACGACAGAGCAACAACAACGTGCACTTGAATCGGCTCTGGCGGCAGAACAGACCAAGAAAGTCCAGCAAGAAGGAACTGCGGGTATTCTGGTCTCTCAAAGAGACGCCGCTACACAGCATGCTCTTCGTGAAGCGCATGCCGTGCGCGACAATCTCAACCTTGCTGCCGACGCAATTTTACCCGAACTTACTACGCTTGAGAGCGAGCTGGTGACACTAACCGAGAAACAGCAACGGCATGCGGCTTTCTTGCAGCAAGAGAAAACACTACAAGATGAACAAGGAAAACAGGACCGATCCGTGGCGGGCCTCCGAGCGGATTTGCACGCCCGTGAGCGAGCGGTAGCAGAAACGCAACAGGGTGTGACGAAATGTGAGCAAGAACTAAGTCGGTCGCGCCAAGACCTACGGAAAGAAGTAGCAAAAGCCGGGCTGTCCGATATTGGTGAAGATGGGCAAGGGTTGAAAGAACAGTTCGCGAGTATTCATGCGCAGGAGATTTCCATTCGTGAGCGTCGCAGTCGGCTGGAAGCTGAAGTTGCAGAACTCGAACGGCGATGTGCGGAAAAGGGCCAAGAGGAAGAAAAACTGCGCGCCGCCGACACCGAAGGACGGTTAGCGACTGATCTACACAAGTTGTTGGGATCCGAGTTCACCGATTTTCTCTCGCAGGAAGCCGTGGAAGCGCTGATGCGCGATGCGACATTGCATTTGCAGCGCCTCACACACGGTCGCTATTCCTTCGATATTGCCTATAAACGCCGAGCGATTGAACTGCTCATTGTTGATCATGAAGACAACAAACGCGAGCGACCGACCCACTCACTGTCAGGAGGTGAAACGTTCCTCGCCTCATTAGCCATTGCCCTTGCTCTCTCGCAAGGCTTCCGTGAACTTGCCACAGGCAAAGCCGCTCGTACCTCGACCGAATGTCTCATTCTCGATGAAGGTTTCGGTACGTTAGACCGTGAAGGCGTACAGCTTGTGACCGAAACGCTACAAGAGTTGCGTGGCGAGGAAGGGCGCATGGTTGGGATCATTACCCACGTCGAAGAAGTCGCTGCCGCTATGCCGATGCGTATCGAAGTGAAGAAGGGAAGTCGCAGTAGCGTGATTAATGTGACAGGGTAA
- a CDS encoding exonuclease SbcCD subunit D, giving the protein MKFLHTSDWHVGRTIRNRSRIDEHQAVFAEIVDIAKREQVDAVLITGDVFHERRPPLEAEELVAQTLADFARAQIPSVMIPGNHDDPYRLRTLKPLGDLVQVHVVADFGEDLSSLIVPIPSREGKEKALVGCLPYLSPHAVLTAAEGAGASEDVRLATYQSKVQDYFRALEEAMKRQDRNAVTVMLAHAHLSECEFGGGEWRSSVYPISSTFLPAHVQYVALGHMHKPQVIPGAKSQARYAGSILQMDFGERDDKKSVCLIEAHPNKPAMVTPIELSAGKWLLRRTGSAEEILSQASEFTDAWVEVVLQADKRAFELAEQVRTLPGVIAMRFEEVETQNRGIGESANRSNGDRPARELFTDYYRTKRKNDPDPQLLALFDRLYQEASTAKDET; this is encoded by the coding sequence ATGAAATTCCTTCACACCTCCGACTGGCATGTTGGCCGCACGATTCGCAACCGCTCGCGCATTGACGAACATCAGGCCGTTTTTGCTGAGATTGTCGACATTGCCAAACGCGAGCAGGTTGATGCGGTGCTCATTACTGGCGATGTCTTTCACGAACGTCGCCCACCGCTTGAAGCCGAAGAATTAGTAGCGCAGACCCTTGCTGATTTTGCTCGGGCGCAAATTCCGTCAGTAATGATCCCTGGTAATCATGACGACCCGTATCGCTTACGGACGCTCAAGCCATTGGGTGATCTCGTGCAAGTCCATGTCGTGGCTGACTTTGGCGAAGATCTTTCTTCACTCATTGTGCCGATCCCGTCGCGGGAGGGAAAAGAAAAAGCCTTAGTGGGCTGTCTACCGTATTTGTCGCCGCATGCAGTCTTAACTGCAGCCGAAGGTGCCGGCGCGTCAGAAGATGTCCGCCTTGCGACGTATCAGAGCAAAGTACAGGACTACTTTCGGGCACTCGAAGAAGCAATGAAGCGACAGGATCGGAACGCTGTGACAGTGATGCTTGCGCACGCTCATCTCTCTGAATGTGAGTTCGGTGGCGGTGAATGGCGATCAAGTGTCTATCCGATCAGCTCGACGTTTCTGCCTGCCCATGTGCAATATGTCGCGCTCGGGCACATGCATAAACCGCAGGTGATTCCCGGCGCGAAATCGCAAGCGCGTTATGCAGGCTCAATTTTGCAAATGGATTTCGGCGAACGTGATGACAAAAAGAGCGTGTGTCTCATCGAAGCTCATCCCAATAAGCCAGCGATGGTTACGCCCATCGAATTAAGCGCCGGGAAGTGGCTCTTACGCCGCACAGGGAGTGCTGAGGAGATCCTTTCCCAAGCAAGTGAGTTTACTGATGCATGGGTAGAGGTTGTCTTGCAAGCTGATAAACGTGCCTTCGAGCTAGCCGAGCAGGTGCGGACCTTACCTGGTGTGATCGCCATGCGCTTTGAGGAAGTTGAAACCCAGAATCGGGGAATCGGGGAATCGGCGAATCGGAGCAATGGGGATCGTCCTGCACGTGAGTTATTCACCGACTATTACCGCACCAAACGCAAGAATGATCCTGACCCTCAGTTGCTAGCATTGTTTGATCGATTGTATCAGGAAGCAAGCACGGCAAAGGATGAGACATAA